TTGATTTTCATCAAGCTTAACAAATTTATTTTGTTCCATTTTCCTCCTTTCATTTATTTAATTAGACAATTTGTGTTCAGAGCACAAAAAAGAAAAAAATTGGGAAAATCCCAACTTTTTTCCAAATATTTTTCTACTTTAATTGACTTCTTCTTAATTCTTCAATGTTTTCATTAAGTTTCTTAAGTTCTTGGAGTATTAATTCATCTGTTGTTGGAGCAGCAACAACCACAACAGGTGGATTCTTCTTAGCCTTTCTTGCTTCAACTGCATTCTTAATCAAGAAATAAAGGATTAAGAAAAGGAAAATAATAAGAGCAACAATGATAAATGAAATTAATGCTGCTAAGAACTTCCCAATTAAAACAGGGCCAGCTTTTAGTTCAGAAACTGCTTGTACATTGAATAAAGAAGCTATCGCAGCCATTATCACATCGTTTGCTAATGAGCTAATAACTGCATTGAATGAAGCACCAATTAAAACACCAATTGCTAATAGTAGCATATTGCCACGTTTAACTGATGCTCATGCATCGTTTACTGATTTTTTGAACATGATATAATTATATTAAATTCAGAGCAAATTATTATCATAATTTTGAGCATATTAACCAATGATACTATAAAACAGGTGTATTAGTTAACATATTGTTTTTGCACATAGCAGTTAGATTAATAATGACTCCTAAAGTTAAGAATTAATCAAACAAATTCTTTTGCCAATTAAGCAAAATAAAAATGAGAGCATAATTTCTCATTTTACTTACTATTATTTTTAGCAATTGTTTCCGCTACTTTTTCTCTTAAAGTGTGTAACCTTCCAGGAGTTTTATGATACGCATTATCTCCTAATTTTTCAATTAACACTTTTGCCTGTGGATCATCTGATCTAACGCTTGTGTCAACTAAAGCAACATGTAAAATTCTGTCATGCAACTTGTATGCTGACGAATGAACGTTAATTATAGTATTTGAAGGAAATTCATCGTCAATAACTTGTTCATTAACTTTTTGATATTTAGGATCAAAAATCTCTCCTTCAATTGGTTTAAGTTCAACAAAATTATATTTTTTAAACATTTCATCAAATTGTCAAGTAATCATTCTATAGCCCTTAGAAAAAGCTTTTAATTTTGGATCATCAAGTAATTCAGCCTGCATTTCTGAGCTTAAACTAGTTACTTTGTATAAACTATAATAATTAACAAATTCTTCAAAAAACTTTTGCAATGCATATTGCTCAACTTCTTTTTTTAATTCATTAGGGATAACAACCGCTTTTGGGCCTTCTTTTTCTTTTTCTAATAAAATTTTTAGTAACTCATTTTGTTTAATAAGCTTTTCGTTCTCTACAAAAAGCGAAAGAATTCTTTCTTGTGCTTTTGCTAATGGATCATCATTTATTTCTTCTTGGCTTTTGTTTTCGCCCTCACTTGTATCTAATGCTTTTTGTTTTGTTAACTCCTCATAGTTTTTTAAAGTAACTTCAAAAAAGAGTTTTTGATTTCTATATTTTTCATTAGGATGATTTTTAGGAATTTTTAATTGAAATTTGTAACTTGGCTCAATTTCATTGTGTAAAAACTTATTATCAAAGTTTTGTAAAAAATTATTTTTTCCTAAAACTAATTCATGATCCTTTGTGCAAAAAGGCTCTATGAGCTCTTTTTTAGGAGAATATGCATCAATATCTACTATTAAAATGTCACCTTTATCAAAAGTTTTTTTAAATTCACTAGCTTTATTCACATTTTCTCCTTTATTCATCATATTCATTTATTAACTCTTCTAATATTTCTAAAGCGGAAATACCTTTAGCATAATTCATTCTGTTGGTACCAACTAA
This sequence is a window from Mycoplasmopsis agalactiae PG2. Protein-coding genes within it:
- a CDS encoding large conductance mechanosensitive channel protein MscL, with translation MFKKSVNDAWASVKRGNMLLLAIGVLIGASFNAVISSLANDVIMAAIASLFNVQAVSELKAGPVLIGKFLAALISFIIVALIIFLFLILYFLIKNAVEARKAKKNPPVVVVAAPTTDELILQELKKLNENIEELRRSQLK
- a CDS encoding nucleotide exchange factor GrpE, with protein sequence MNMMNKGENVNKASEFKKTFDKGDILIVDIDAYSPKKELIEPFCTKDHELVLGKNNFLQNFDNKFLHNEIEPSYKFQLKIPKNHPNEKYRNQKLFFEVTLKNYEELTKQKALDTSEGENKSQEEINDDPLAKAQERILSLFVENEKLIKQNELLKILLEKEKEGPKAVVIPNELKKEVEQYALQKFFEEFVNYYSLYKVTSLSSEMQAELLDDPKLKAFSKGYRMITWQFDEMFKKYNFVELKPIEGEIFDPKYQKVNEQVIDDEFPSNTIINVHSSAYKLHDRILHVALVDTSVRSDDPQAKVLIEKLGDNAYHKTPGRLHTLREKVAETIAKNNSK